In the Patescibacteria group bacterium genome, AGAAGTCGGCCGATAATTTAATTACCGCTATTGCAGCGCGTAAAACCATTGCTTTGAACCGATTTTTGTACAGTTTAGGCATCCGTCATGTGGGCGAGCAGACTGCGTTTGCATTGGCACAATTTTTGTCGAATAAGGTTTCGGGTGAGATAACTCCAACTGATTTATGGCATCACTTACAAAAAATTGATCTTGAAACGTGGCAAGAAATCGATGATGTTGGTGTAGTGGTTGGCCAAAGCATTTTTGATTACGCTAGCTCATCGATCGGTCAAAACCTAATGCAGAAATTCACTAAAGCCGGCATCAAAATTACCATACCTAGCCCATCAACCCATACCTTGCCGTTAACCGGAAAAACTTTTGTTTTTACCGGAGAGATGGCAAGCCTAACGCGTGAAGAAGCCGAATCAAAAGTGCGTGAGTTAGGCGGCAAAGCGTCTAGTTCAGTTAGTGCCAAGACAGATTACGTGGTGGTGGGTGAAAATCCCGGTTCCAAAGCCGACAAGGCCAGAGAACTTCATGTTAAAATAATCTATGAAAAAGAAGCTAAAAATCTATTAAATATGGTGTAGGGGCTTAACTCTGTGTCCGCCCGCGGGAGGACACACGGGTCCTCCCCTACGGAGGTCATGATAAATACCAATACCAAAACCATTTTTGAGGCTCTAAAATTAAGCGAAATGCTTAAGTTAGTTGTCAGATACAAAGAATCTGCTGACGATGCTGAAAGAGAATCCGTGGCCGACCACTGTTGGCGGATGGTCTTTATGTTAATGGTGGTGACGGAAGAATTAAATCTAAAAATTGATGAATTGCATGCCATCAAAATGGTGCTTGTTCACGACATTATTGAGGTAGTTACTGATGATATCGATGCAGTTTTGGTAGCAGAAGGAAAGGTTTTGGCAGAGGATAAGCAACGTGGCGAGGTTGAGGCGATAAAATATATCGAAACAAAAATTGGTGGCAAAGCAGGAAAAACAATTCGAGCGCTTTGGGAAGAATTTGAGACAGCGAAAACCCCAGAAGCTAAGTTGGTTAAGGCGTTAGATAGAATTGAAGCGATGAGCCATTTATCCTTAGTTGGGCTTAAAAATTGCAATCATGCAGATCATATTCCAAATTATGCTGACAGAGCGGTAAAAAACGTGCCAGAACTGTCTGGATTATTAATTGAATTGAAAAAAGAACTCAAGATTGAGTTTGAGAAAAATAATATTCCTTGGGTAAATAAATACGATTAAAAATTGAAGAGGCGGGACATCGTTGTCCCGCCTGGTTCGGCAACACGCTTAGTTCGCGTGGGGTGTGCTCTCGGTCATCATGTCTGGCGTCTGCCATGGTGTGGCGAATCGCGGATGCTTCGGGTTAGAGCCCGATTGGAGCTGCTTGAGCAGCTTCGCTATCCGCTTTGAAGCCGGAAGATGGTAATCTCGCTTCGGCCTTCGTTCACGACCAGGACGATGTCCAGATAGCATGGTGTGTTGACTCCTTGAGTCTTGACTCCGACCAGAGATGCGAGCTATAACGTAGAAGGCGTGATTGGAACTGGCTAGGCGGATCCCCAGCCGATGGCGAGGATGATGTTCTGTACTCGGCGCTCATCGCGACGAAGGGGGGAGCGCGCTTGCACAGCGCTGGCCTTGTACTTTGGGCCGGCTACTAGGAAGGAGGGGTTCTTGCTGCGTCGAGACGACTCAGACCGCGAACGATTTCTACGCACCGTTGTTCCTCCGAGATGTGGCCTAAAGCCACGGGGTATAGTAATGATTATACTCGAGCAAGCGTCTTTTTACAATAGACTTTTTATGCTACACTTTGCCTATGGATAAAATAGACAAAACCGAAGTCAAACACATCGCCGAGTTGGCGAGTTTGAGTTTAACTGAAAAAGAAGTTGATCGGTTTTCGGTTGATCTAACCAATATACTTAAATACATCAATCAGCTTGATGAAGTAAAGGTTGATTCGGGAGCAATCGACAATGAATCGCTTTACAATATTTGGCGCGAAGACGAAATTACCAATATTAATATGCGCGATCAGCTGTTACAAAACACCCCAGACCAGAAAGATGGTTTTATTCGAGTAAAGGCGGTGTTTGGTGACTCTTGATTTTTTAACCATTATCGACGCCGTAAAAATGTTGGACGAGGGAAAAATTACCTCTGTTGAGCTAACCAAACATTATTTAGATAAGATTAACAAGTTAGACCGAAAAATTAATGCGTTGATTTCCGTTACGCCTGATTTGGCGTTGAAAGAAGCGGCCAAGAGTGATGATCGTCGGGCGAAAAATAATTTGCGATCTGCTATCGATGGCGTTCCTGGCACGCTGAAAGACGTTTTGGTAACACAGAGCGTGCGAACTACCGCAGCGTCAAAAATGCTAAATGATTTTATTCCGCCTTACGAGGCTCATGTTGTATCGTTACTCAAAAATGCCGGTATGGTGGTTTTGGGAAAAACAAACCTAGATGAATATGCCATGGGCACCACCACTGTGAATTCGGCTTATTTTATTACCAAAAACCCGTGGGATACCACGCGGGTTGTTGGTGGGTCGTCCGGTGGTTCGGCGGCGGCAGTGGCGGCTGATTTTGGTGTTTTCTCACTGGGCACCGATACTGGCGGCAGCATTCGCTTGCCCGCGTCTTGGACCAACACAGTGGGCGTGCGCCCAACTTACGGTCGGGTATCGCGCAATGGAGTAATTGCGATGGCGTCGTCTTTGGATCAGGTTGGGCTATTTACACGATCAGTTGTAGATGCGGCGCTGTTATTATCAATCATCGCCGAACCAGATAAAGGTGATAGCACTTCGGTGCGAAAAACAGTGCCAGACTATCAATCGTTATTAAAATCTGACTTACACGGGATTACGGTCGGCTTAGTGAAACAGTTTATGTCGGACGGCGTCGATGAAAATATTAAAAAAAGCGTGCTGGAAGCGGTGGCGCAACTAAAATCGCTTGGCGCTGAAGTTAAAGAAGTCTCTATCCCGCTTTCCGAGATGTCGTTGGCAGTGTATATGATTTTGGTGCCGTCCGAAGTATCAACCAACTTAGAGCGGTACGATGGCATTCGGTATGGGTATTCGGGCGCGAACCACGCCAAAAATCTTAAAGACGTTTATTTACAGTCGCGCACCCATTTTGGCGATGAGGCTAAGCGACGCATTATGCTTGGTAGTTTTGCGTTGTCGAGTGGCTATTACGATGCGTATTATAATAAAGCTAAACGAGTGCGGGCAATGATTTCGCATCAGTTCGATCAAGTTTTTCAGAATGTTGATGTGCTGGTGGGCCCGGTGGCGCCAAGTTTGCCGTTTAAGATTGGCGATGATTTGTCAGATCCATTAAAATTATGGATGGCAGATTTGCTGGCGGTGCCGGTTAATGTGGCCGGTTTGTGCGGAGTTTCGGTGCCGTGTGGCTTTAGTGAAAACTTGCCGGTTGGATTGCAGATAATGGGTAAGGCATTTGACGACGAAACCATTTTAGCCGTGGCTAACGCATATCAAAAATCAACAAATTGGCTAGACAGCCACCCAAACTTATAGGAGTGAAAATGGGAAAACGAGCGCAAGTCAAAAGACTTGAGAAACAACAAGAGAAGCCGCCAAAGCGTAAAATCATCGATTTTTCGGTCATTAAGCATCCTTATTTATGGATTATGGTAATTGCATTTGCGTTAGTCGTCGCATATCCAATTGCCACAAACACCACTTGGTATAAACAACACATAGCAAAATTAACACCGGAGCAACTAATGGTAGAAACAGCAAACACCGCCACAATTACTACAGATAAAGGTGAAATCGTCTTTGATTTTTACAAAAAAGATGCACCAAAAACGAGCGAAAACTTTATCAGGTTAGCTTTTAAGGGATATTATAATGGGTTAAATTTTCATCGAGTAGAAGCGGGATTTGTGATTCAGGGAGGCGATCCCAAGGGTGATGGCACCGGTGGCGAAAGTATTTGGGGCGGCACATTTGCCGATGAAATTAACACCTCTTCACCTTTATATCAACGGGGGTATGTTGAAGGCACGGTAGCGATGGCAAACTCGGGCGCCAATACAAATGGTAGTCAGTTCTTTATTACCTTAGCCGATCAGCCAAACTTGCCAAAAAGTTATACTATTTTTGGGCATGTAACTAGCGGTATGGACGTAGTTAAAAAAATCGCCAAAGGGGATAAAATGATTAAGGTTGAGGTTAAATAATGACCAGACGGGAAACAGTCGAGGAAAAGCTGGTGATGGGGCTACTGCGGGCAATCGCGTGGCCGTTTAAGACGTTATTTGGTTCAATATCACCATCAAAATCGACCAATCGCTCGTCTCTTGACTATCAATTTGTAGCTAGTAGTTGGAATGATATTGAGCAACTGATGCAACTAAGTGGATCTGCTCATTTTCATCAAGCCGTTACCAAAGCGGATACATTATTCGACTTTGTGTTAAAAAGTGTCGTGAGCGGCGGCGCAACGATGGGCGAGCGACTAAAACTGGCCGAAGGCAAGATGTCAAAACCGGCTTATAATCAAGTTTGGGAAGCCCACAAACTGCGCAATCGTTTGGTACACGAAGCTGATGCCGAGGTGATGGTGTGGGAGGCTAAGCAAGCAATTCAGAGTTTCAAAAACGGTTTAATCGAATTAAAAGCACTGTGAGATAAAATGTCAGATAAGTACGAACCGATTATTGGCCTAGAGGTTCATATCCAATTAAATACAAAATCCAAAATGTTTTGTGGTTGCGATAATAACGCCGAGGGTAAGGAACCAAACACCACTGTTTGCCCGGTTTGTTTTGGTATGCCCGGAACGTTGCCGGTGATGAACAGATTGGCGGTTGAGAAAACATTGCTTTTGGGGCTAGCATTGGGCGGGAAGATTAGTGAAAAGTGGAATTTTGAGCGCAAAAACTACTTTTACCCCGATTTGCCCAAAGGTTATCAGATCACCTCTTCTACAAATCCGCCGGTTATTGGCGGTACGGCAGAAGTGGTAGATTTAGAAAACGGGACAACATTTAACGTCAAAATAAATCATTTACACTTGGAAGAAGATGCTGGTAAATTGGTGCATAAAAATGATGGTTATACCTATGTCGATTTGAATCGTGCCGGCACTCCGCTGATTGAGTTGGTAACCGAGCCAGATATCCATAGCGCTTCAGACGCCAAAGCGTTTTTGCAGGAGCTACAAGCATTGGCGCGCCGAACTGGAGTAAGTGATGCCGATATGGAAAAAGGGCATTTAAGATGTGACGCAAATATCTCGATTAAAAAAGTTGGTGCTGATAAACTTGGCACAAAAGTAGAAGTTAAAAATCTGAATTCGTTTAGAATGGTAGAGCGGGCAATTAAATATGAAATCGACCGTCAAGCGTCTATTTTAACGTCTAATGGCAAAATAGAAC is a window encoding:
- the gatA gene encoding Asp-tRNA(Asn)/Glu-tRNA(Gln) amidotransferase subunit GatA → MTLDFLTIIDAVKMLDEGKITSVELTKHYLDKINKLDRKINALISVTPDLALKEAAKSDDRRAKNNLRSAIDGVPGTLKDVLVTQSVRTTAASKMLNDFIPPYEAHVVSLLKNAGMVVLGKTNLDEYAMGTTTVNSAYFITKNPWDTTRVVGGSSGGSAAAVAADFGVFSLGTDTGGSIRLPASWTNTVGVRPTYGRVSRNGVIAMASSLDQVGLFTRSVVDAALLLSIIAEPDKGDSTSVRKTVPDYQSLLKSDLHGITVGLVKQFMSDGVDENIKKSVLEAVAQLKSLGAEVKEVSIPLSEMSLAVYMILVPSEVSTNLERYDGIRYGYSGANHAKNLKDVYLQSRTHFGDEAKRRIMLGSFALSSGYYDAYYNKAKRVRAMISHQFDQVFQNVDVLVGPVAPSLPFKIGDDLSDPLKLWMADLLAVPVNVAGLCGVSVPCGFSENLPVGLQIMGKAFDDETILAVANAYQKSTNWLDSHPNL
- a CDS encoding peptidylprolyl isomerase gives rise to the protein MGKRAQVKRLEKQQEKPPKRKIIDFSVIKHPYLWIMVIAFALVVAYPIATNTTWYKQHIAKLTPEQLMVETANTATITTDKGEIVFDFYKKDAPKTSENFIRLAFKGYYNGLNFHRVEAGFVIQGGDPKGDGTGGESIWGGTFADEINTSSPLYQRGYVEGTVAMANSGANTNGSQFFITLADQPNLPKSYTIFGHVTSGMDVVKKIAKGDKMIKVEVK
- a CDS encoding HD domain-containing protein, with the translated sequence MINTNTKTIFEALKLSEMLKLVVRYKESADDAERESVADHCWRMVFMLMVVTEELNLKIDELHAIKMVLVHDIIEVVTDDIDAVLVAEGKVLAEDKQRGEVEAIKYIETKIGGKAGKTIRALWEEFETAKTPEAKLVKALDRIEAMSHLSLVGLKNCNHADHIPNYADRAVKNVPELSGLLIELKKELKIEFEKNNIPWVNKYD
- the gatB gene encoding Asp-tRNA(Asn)/Glu-tRNA(Gln) amidotransferase subunit GatB, with the translated sequence MSDKYEPIIGLEVHIQLNTKSKMFCGCDNNAEGKEPNTTVCPVCFGMPGTLPVMNRLAVEKTLLLGLALGGKISEKWNFERKNYFYPDLPKGYQITSSTNPPVIGGTAEVVDLENGTTFNVKINHLHLEEDAGKLVHKNDGYTYVDLNRAGTPLIELVTEPDIHSASDAKAFLQELQALARRTGVSDADMEKGHLRCDANISIKKVGADKLGTKVEVKNLNSFRMVERAIKYEIDRQASILTSNGKIEQETRGWDDARGVTTGQRSKEDVQDYRYMPEPDLPPIIAEKADELSASHLKKQLSELPSDLRARLSAEYGLTLDQAQTCVLDPGFCHYIEQVYSQFDQKELVSGATRILFGDVKRVASQNGLNFTDIVLSPKELSHIITLIINDTLGHNVFKNNLMDLLSGKVKVAEFLKTSVSTEAKDYTDIILSVLVHNSKAVEQYKNGDTKVLGFLVGQVMKEVGGSADPKLVNKQLVEHINASK
- the gatC gene encoding Asp-tRNA(Asn)/Glu-tRNA(Gln) amidotransferase subunit GatC, with the translated sequence MDKIDKTEVKHIAELASLSLTEKEVDRFSVDLTNILKYINQLDEVKVDSGAIDNESLYNIWREDEITNINMRDQLLQNTPDQKDGFIRVKAVFGDS